The genomic window GCGTCCGGGCGTGGACCTCGCCCGCCGCGACCGACGACGTACGCGCGCACGCGACCCGTATGCTCCGTAGCCAACTGGCCGAACAACTCGCCCACGGCGAACCGTTCCTGGCGCCCGACCCGCTCGGCCAAGGAACAGCAGCACTGCGCACCCTGACCGCTCCCACCCTGGTCGGCGTCGGCGAACACGACATGCCCGACTTCTACAAGGGCGGCCAGGCACTGGCCCGCGACCTCGACGCAGGCCAGGCCGTGGTCATCCCCGCCGCAGGACACCTCGCACCGCTGGAACGGCCCACGGCGTTCTGCACCCTGCTACTGGACTTCATCCGCCGTCTCCCGGAGCAGTAGCGCTGAACTCCGCACCTCGCCAACCCGAAGGCTCGTCCGCCGGCTCAAGCGCTCAGTCACAGCCACCCGGCGCCGCCCCACGCCTCTCGTGCCTTCACTGCCCCAGGAGTTCGGCGAAGCGGTCCAGCGCGCGATCGGTGCGGTGGCGGTCGCCGGTGGTGGTGAGATCGAACAGCAGACCCCGGACGACGGCCATGACCAACGTGGGCGTGACGGTGTCCTCGGGGCCGGTGGAGACGTCGCGGAAGGTGGCACCGAGGGTGTCGAACCAGTCGGTGATCGCCTCGCCCTGATCGGGGTAGTTCTCGGGGTGGACCAGGCCGTCGGCGTGCACCTCGAAGAAGAGCCGGACGAACGGCGCACGTTCGTCCGCGCTGAGCCACGCCCAGATGTCGCGCAGCCGCTCCTGCACGGAGCCCGTCGCCGCCGGACGGTGCCCGGCCAGGCGCACCGCACCTCGGCGACGGGCCTCGGCCAGGACCGCGGCGACCAACTCCTGCTTGCTGCCGAAGTCGTAGAGCAGCATCCGCGGGCTGGTGTCGAGGGCCGCGGCCAGCGGCCGCAGGCTCAGCCCGGCCAACCCGTGCGCCAGCACGTAGTCGGTCGCCCGCGCCAGCGTGCGCTCGCGCCGGGCGGGATCTGCCGGTCGCCCCACGGTGGATCTCCTCTCGGTGGCTCGGAATTGGAACAGCGTCAGCGAGTGTCGAGTATATGGTACGACTGTTTCAACAACGAGGGGAGACCACTGTGCACACCTACGACCGAGTGCTCGTCCTGGGTCCGGGCAGTCACGTCGGCACGGCCTGGACGGCCGGGCTGGCCTACGGGTTGCGCCGCGACGGCGTGGATCTGGGCGAAGCCGACCTGATCGTCGGCACGTCGGCCGGCGCGATCGTCGGAGCACTGCTCGCCACCGGGCAGAACCCGGGGCGGCTCGCGACGTCGGCTCGCCCGGACGCCCACCGGCTCAAGGCGGACCCCGCGCGGATGGGCGAGGTGTTCGCCGTGCTGGGCGACCGCAGCCTGGAACCCGGCGAGGCCAGGCGTCGGGTCGGCCGGCTGGCGCTCGACGGCGCCGACCCCCGGGCCGAGGAGGCGCTGATCGCGGGGCGCGCCGCCCTGATCGGTGCGGACGCGTGGCCGGAGCGGCGACTCGTGCTCACCGCCGTGGACGCGACCACCGGTGAGCCCGTGGTGTGGGACCGCGACAGCGGCGTGCCACTGGTGTCCGCGGTGGCGGCGAGCAGCGCCTTCCCCGGGGCCGCGCCGCCGGTTGCCATCGACGGCCGGCGGTACATGGACGGTGCGCTGCGGTCGGGCACCAACGCCGACCTCGCGGCCGGCGCCCGCACGCTGGTCGTGGTCGAGCCGATGGCGCACCTGTTTCCCCGTGAGCCGCTCGACCGGCAGTTGGCGGCCGTGGCAGCGGACACCGTGGTGACCATCGGCCCCGATCCCGCCTCGGTGCGCGCTTTCGGCTCGGACCCGGGCGACCTGGCAGCCTGGGAACCGGCCTACCGGGCGGGTCTTCGCCAGGCCGGCGAGGTCGGCGCACAGCTCCGCTCCACCTGGAGGACAGCAGCCGACGCGGGCTGACCGCCGATCAGGTCGGGCCGGTGGCCTGGACCCGGGACAGTTGAGCGGCCAGGCGGGGCGCGGCGGCGGGTGGCCGGACCACAACCTGCGGCAGCTGGATCATCTACGCGAGGTGGTGAAGGTGTCGAGGGCGGTGGTGCTCCTTCGCCGCGTCCGAGGCTGCCGACTGACGCCATGTCAGCTTCATCATCAGTTAATCCGATGTTCGCCTGTAGTCTGGCTGTCATGCCCAGCCAGGATCACGCCACGCACTCCGTCCTGCACCATTCCGTGATCGACACCCTGCGGGCCGCCGGCTACCCGTTTGCCGGGAGCGGCGACGTCGGTGAAGGTGTGGCCGTCGCCTGCGGGAAGCACGGCGTGACGGTGTCCTGGAAGGCCGGCGCACGAGGGGGCCAACCGGGCCCGGGAGTGCGGGGCGGGGCGACCACCGGGCGCATTCGGGTCCACGGCAGTGCGGCCGTCCGCTCCGAGGGCTTCCTGCTCGCGCTGCGCCTCGCGACGACCCTGGCGGAGGCCGGCTACCAGAGTGACCACCTCGGGGACCGCGTCCTGGTGAGCGATGCCGCCCTCACGGCTCCCCGATAGCCGATAGCCGACCGCGCCACGCGACGACGCTCGGGCGCGGCGACCGAAGCTGCGCACCCCCCGGCCTGCGGAGCGATCTGTGCGACAAGGGCGTTGGCGGTCGTGCCGGACAGCAGCTCCGTGAGCGAGCAGCGCGGCGACC from Kitasatospora sp. NBC_01250 includes these protein-coding regions:
- a CDS encoding TetR/AcrR family transcriptional regulator; its protein translation is MGRPADPARRERTLARATDYVLAHGLAGLSLRPLAAALDTSPRMLLYDFGSKQELVAAVLAEARRRGAVRLAGHRPAATGSVQERLRDIWAWLSADERAPFVRLFFEVHADGLVHPENYPDQGEAITDWFDTLGATFRDVSTGPEDTVTPTLVMAVVRGLLFDLTTTGDRHRTDRALDRFAELLGQ
- a CDS encoding patatin-like phospholipase family protein, with the protein product MHTYDRVLVLGPGSHVGTAWTAGLAYGLRRDGVDLGEADLIVGTSAGAIVGALLATGQNPGRLATSARPDAHRLKADPARMGEVFAVLGDRSLEPGEARRRVGRLALDGADPRAEEALIAGRAALIGADAWPERRLVLTAVDATTGEPVVWDRDSGVPLVSAVAASSAFPGAAPPVAIDGRRYMDGALRSGTNADLAAGARTLVVVEPMAHLFPREPLDRQLAAVAADTVVTIGPDPASVRAFGSDPGDLAAWEPAYRAGLRQAGEVGAQLRSTWRTAADAG